The following proteins come from a genomic window of Deltaproteobacteria bacterium:
- a CDS encoding M20 family metallo-hydrolase: MAPLPRPINRHSADPWPKIKTRIEGYKDQLLTLQRDLTAIPALGPQNGGQGEYAKALYLEKALKVLSPKTLLSIPCPDPKVTQGFRPNLLALFEGRHPGKTIWILSHMDIVPVGDRRLWKSDPYELKIKGDTLYGRGVEDNHHGIVSSYFAVKALQEEGVSPSCPVGLIFVSDEETGSQKGLEYLLKQKRHFFKTEDLIIVPDAGNRQGTLIEVAEKSLLWLKFTLSGKQCHASRPDLGINTLRGTAYLIMALEKLHQIFNKKDLCFDIPQSTFEPTQKEANVPNVNTIPGKDIFYLDCRVLPEYSLKKVIEKIKALALEVEKKTGVRTKVEVVNAVQAPPATAADAPVVRAIQEAVQAVYHRQAFPQGIGGATVAAFFRKAGLPAAVWCTSSDTAHQPNESCRLSHLIKDAQVFAHIFCQP, translated from the coding sequence ATGGCCCCTCTGCCACGACCCATTAATAGACATTCTGCAGATCCCTGGCCAAAAATAAAGACCCGAATAGAAGGGTATAAGGATCAACTGCTAACGCTCCAGCGGGACTTGACGGCCATACCGGCCCTGGGTCCTCAAAATGGAGGGCAGGGCGAATATGCCAAGGCCTTGTACCTGGAAAAAGCCTTAAAGGTTTTATCCCCTAAAACGCTGCTGTCCATCCCCTGTCCGGATCCTAAAGTGACTCAAGGATTCCGTCCTAATCTCCTGGCCCTTTTTGAGGGCCGCCACCCGGGTAAAACGATTTGGATCCTGAGTCATATGGATATTGTTCCGGTCGGCGACAGGCGGCTATGGAAATCGGATCCCTACGAATTGAAAATAAAGGGAGATACCCTTTATGGGCGGGGAGTCGAAGATAATCATCATGGGATCGTTTCTTCTTATTTTGCCGTCAAGGCCCTGCAAGAGGAAGGGGTAAGCCCTTCCTGTCCCGTTGGGTTGATTTTCGTCTCCGACGAAGAAACCGGCAGCCAAAAGGGCTTAGAGTATCTTCTCAAGCAGAAGAGGCATTTCTTTAAGACCGAGGATCTTATTATTGTTCCGGATGCCGGAAACCGGCAGGGGACCTTGATCGAAGTGGCTGAAAAGAGCCTCCTCTGGTTAAAATTCACCCTTTCCGGAAAACAATGCCATGCCAGCCGTCCTGACCTGGGTATCAATACCCTGCGGGGAACGGCCTATCTGATCATGGCCCTGGAAAAGCTTCATCAGATCTTTAATAAAAAAGACCTTTGCTTTGATATCCCTCAAAGCACTTTTGAGCCTACCCAAAAAGAAGCCAATGTCCCTAATGTCAATACCATACCGGGGAAAGATATTTTTTATCTGGATTGCCGGGTCCTGCCCGAGTATTCGCTTAAAAAGGTCATTGAAAAAATAAAGGCCCTGGCCCTGGAGGTTGAGAAAAAAACAGGGGTTCGGACCAAGGTGGAAGTGGTCAATGCCGTCCAAGCCCCTCCGGCCACGGCGGCCGATGCCCCGGTGGTTCGAGCCATCCAGGAGGCCGTCCAGGCCGTCTATCATCGGCAGGCCTTTCCCCAAGGGATCGGGGGGGCCACTGTGGCCGCCTTTTTCCGTAAGGCCGGTCTTCCGGCAGCCGTCTGGTGCACCTCTTCGGATACGGCCCATCAGCCCAATGAATCCTGCCGTCTTTCCCATCTGATCAAAGACGCCCAGGTCTTTGCCCACATTTTCTGCCAGCCCTGA
- a CDS encoding antitoxin yields MRKAVYLDKDEVELAKSLETEEWISDLTKKEKKQYEEYARNSLTKQKRINIRMTERDLKKIQAKAIEEGVPYQSLISMLIHKYNEGKVSIQ; encoded by the coding sequence ATGAGAAAAGCAGTCTATTTAGATAAAGATGAGGTGGAATTGGCCAAATCCCTTGAAACCGAGGAATGGATTTCCGATCTCACCAAAAAAGAGAAAAAACAATATGAGGAATATGCCCGCAACAGCTTAACCAAACAAAAAAGGATCAACATCCGGATGACCGAACGGGATTTAAAGAAAATTCAGGCCAAGGCGATTGAAGAAGGGGTCCCTTACCAATCCCTCATTTCCATGCTAATTCATAAGTATAATGAAGGGAAAGTATCCATTCAATAA
- a CDS encoding GNAT family N-acetyltransferase: MMKINLARLGELDVLHGIIRAATRKMDEQGISQWDEVYPSRSLLKDDIEKQQMYVLGAGKQKAGMMVLNEEQSPEYAAVDWKFSGRALVIHRLTIDPAFQRRGLASRLMDFAEEFAFTERYNCIRLDAFRRNPAAFGLYERRGYRKAGAVRFRKGEFFCYEKKV, from the coding sequence ATGATGAAAATTAACCTTGCCCGTTTAGGGGAATTGGACGTGTTGCACGGTATCATCAGGGCGGCTACACGAAAGATGGATGAACAGGGCATCTCCCAATGGGACGAGGTATACCCAAGCAGATCCCTCTTGAAGGACGACATAGAAAAGCAACAGATGTACGTCTTAGGGGCTGGAAAGCAGAAGGCTGGCATGATGGTCCTGAATGAAGAGCAGTCGCCTGAGTATGCCGCCGTTGACTGGAAGTTTTCCGGTCGGGCACTGGTGATCCACCGGTTAACCATCGACCCGGCTTTTCAAAGACGTGGGTTGGCCAGCCGTCTTATGGATTTTGCCGAGGAGTTCGCTTTCACCGAAAGGTATAACTGTATCCGCCTGGACGCCTTCAGGCGCAACCCGGCGGCCTTCGGGCTCTATGAAAGGCGCGGGTACAGAAAAGCCGGAGCGGTCCGCTTCAGAAAAGGGGAGTTTTTCTGTTACGAAAAAAAGGTGTAA